Below is a genomic region from Zonotrichia leucophrys gambelii isolate GWCS_2022_RI chromosome 1A, RI_Zleu_2.0, whole genome shotgun sequence.
tctacccaCCTTCAGTTTAAGCCATTTTTCTTGTGTCCTATCACTACACGCTCTTGTCCAAAGTACCCCTCCAGCCTTTTTCTAAGCCCCTTTTAAGTACTGGAAGAGGCACCAAAGGCTCCCTGGAAccttctgttctccaggctgaccaGCCATGTCAACCCTTCTTCTCACCctgaatgaatattttaaatgtggtGATCTTTACTGTAAAACAGCAGTGCTCTGCTAGTTTGCCTACATTCACCTTTTACAAATGTTTCTTTGCATCCATTTCAGAAAGGCATCTGACTTTGATTACATACCTTAATAATtgaaagtttcattttttttgctctgttatTTCTTGAAGAATTATTGTTATTCAGAATCTTTGACCTCGATATATGCAGATATGTTTTTATTTGTAGTTTGTTTTTAACAGCTTCACATTTTAGTCAGCTTTAAATCTAGGGCCGATGAACCTTTACTAACTGGCATTTTTCTTGTAGAAGAAACAAGAGCCTTTTGACTTTCTTTGTAGAGTCAAGAAATGAAATACTAAAAAGCTAAAtactgaacattttttttcagtgatcaAATCATGCTCTGtgtattttacaaaatatcCCCAGTCACATTATTTTCCACAGAATGGAGAAGAGATCTGTGGCTTTGTGGAATAGCAGTTTCCCACAAAGGCAGAATAGACTCGTACAGAaaacctgcagcccatgggctGGGCTCAATGTTCTCTCCCAGCAGGCCAAAGGCAGTCAGCTTTGGTGTACAGAGGGGGCTTTGTTCATGCTGACAACCAGGTTCCTTCACTGCAGGTGGTGAGCAGAGGGGAGTCTCTATGTACTAGATCATAACTTTAGCAACCAAGGTATTTAGTAGCTAGAGAAATAACATGTGTCTGTGCACTAAAGATTTTTCATAAGTCAATGTCTCTGTGCCACTTTTTGGCCTTTCTCTTTCAGCTGTGAATCTAAAGAGCAATAAGGTGAAACAACTCCAGTGCATTAAGTCCCTCTGTTTACTCCTGTcacaatttggggtttttttctggcaggATGGATATATTGATTTCATGGAATACGTGGCTGCCCTCAGCCTCGTTCTCCGAGGGAAGATGGAGCAGAAATTGCGGTGGTATTTCAAGCTCTATGATGTAGATGGCAATGGCTGCATTGATCGACATGAACTGCTCAACATCATCAAGGTGAATCTCCAGGGGTCTATGCTCTTGCCTCTTTCCTTAAAGACAAATCACACTAGTAAGATCTTTTCTGTTGCCCATGTGGATGATCATGGATGAGACCTTTAAAAGCATTCCTTCTCTGAGCAGAATTCCCCATCACCGTACAATGCAATAAGCAGACTTAGACTCTTTATCACCACAGTTTATGTTACAACATAGCTAACCATAAAATTGTTTTAGCTGCCTGTGACCTAAATTGCACTTTCCAAGGTTTCAGACCCTGTGACTGTCTGTTGCTATCTCTGCAATGTGTGCTTCATCTTGAGGGTCCTTTTCCCCATGAGAAGTTGAAGAGCTACTCCCAGTTTGCTTTTTAGAATCAGTGCCGAAATATCAACATAATAAAACCTTTCTGACTCTGGTGAATAGCCTGAAGAAAAAGGATTGAGAATTGAAAGTATTGTATGCAAATAGCTATTGTGGATGAGGTTGGGATTATGGGCAGAAAGACcactatatatatatctcaGAATTAATTGTGCTGCAACTTCAGGTTATTTTGCAGATAATGGGAAATTACCAAGGTAATTGCAGGAAAGATTCAATGACCCTCAATAAATAGAATTTCTGAATATTAAATGTCATAACATTGATTTGATAAAGCACTAATAACATGTTAATAATGCATTCTCATCTGTATAAGAATTTTAGAGCTGGGTATCAAAGAGACCTGACCAATACCTGTAGTAATATACAGCTTCCTACTAGTAGCTTTAAATAGAAATACTCAGACATTACAGTGAAACAACAGATAGCAATAGTTAACACAGAGTTCTTGAGAAACAAATTCTGGGGGCAACAACTGGTGGCAAGAAATTTATTGTCCTTTGTCTTTTTTGGGTGTAGTTCAGTGTCTTTTTTGGTAACCTTAGGAAATTGCTGAGATAATATAAGTTTCAGTAAAATAGCGTTTGAAAAAGAATTCATAAAATGACCAAATATCAAAGGGTAAAAACTAGAAAATAAATAGTCTTAGAATCAGTATAAGGGCTCTGAAATCACATATTTCATGGATATCCTTAAACAAAGGAAATAGTTAGCATTGAAAGAAAAGAGACCCCTGCACTATGTAGTTATGAATAAGAATTGTAGCAAACACAAGTGGATAAAGCTTAAAGTTTTTCAAGATGAAAATGAATTTCCAATGACTTTTAGGGAGAAGCCAGACACACAGGAAGAAGTATATAAATGGAAATTGTAAACGTaagaatagaaataaattacCACAGCATATAACAAAGGAATTTCATAATGTCAATTGTGAAAAGTGTTTGACAGTGTTTCTGAGGCTTGGTGTACCATAGGGTCACAAAGTGGGACAAAGTGGATCAATTAGGTGGATTCTGATTCTGCCATTTCTGCATCACCTAAACTGTACCTAATCAGAATTAGGCCATTCCTCTGAGTTTTGCTGCTCATTTCGTGCTCCAGAGCCATGCTCCCTTTTTGGCACCCTTCAGTGCCATCCATAGGGGCTGatgatttgttttcctgtgatACTGGTTCATTTGTATGGGGAAGGTACCAGGCATGACTGTCTTGTTTTGAATCAATGCTGACATGTGGAATCAGTCTGGGAGTCGTCAGGCAGCTGCTTACTCTTGCTCTTTTATTTCAGGCCATTCGAGCCATTAATGGTGGTGACCATGAAACGAGTGCAGAAGAGTTCACCAACCGAGTCTTCGACAGGATTGATGTGAACGGCGATGGTAAGGTTCCTGCCTTTGTTATCCAGCTTAGACAGTCTTTTCTACAGAGTAACATCCCACTTTTCCTGTCTTGGTTGAACTTTGGGCCTCTTCacttcatattttatttctatttgcaTTCTCAGCCAGTAATGCGTTCTCCATGgaccaaaaggatttttctcctggcatGATACATTATCAGTATGACAGGATTTGTTTCCTGTACTGGTCTAAGCTTTGTTCTGTCCACATGAGTTTCGTAGTGGGGTTTTGGAGtggtattttgttttcctttttgcatgTTGTTGTGTAGCTGATGCCAGTTAGAAGTGGGAAATATTATCAAATGGCCCCAGCTGCTCCTAAGAACTTCAGTATGGAAAGAAAGAACAGCAATTTAATGTTGAAGTTCAGAGTTTTTTCACTGGGTCTGCTGCAGGCAGTATGGCAAGAACATGAAGTGCTCAGTCAAAGGTTGGTCAAGTGTCACTGTGGTCCCTGCATGTCCCTGAGAGGTATCTCTTTCCTTGCTACTTCAGGTGCTCATTACTTCCTGACAGGCTCTTTCGTTATTCCAGAATAACTCTGCTGAGCTGATTCCCTGAATAAGGGCTTTTTGGCCTAGGACATAAAAATTCGTTTCTGTctgtcacagcctcctcctgtCAGTTCCTTTATCCTTGAAAACCAGCAAGTACAGGGCAGGTTAGTATTACAACAGGTTGAGCCAAAAAGAATGCCATGATCCCACTCCTTAGGTACCCACTTCTATTGTTCTTTCTTATGTAGCTCTTCCCTtgtatggggaaaaaaaaggaagcaggtGTTGTCTGGATACTGCGGATGTTTCATAAAAGCTTAAGAAGACTCTCTGAGGTCTTTAGGACAGTGCCTTAGAACAGTGGTTCTAAGTATATAGTAAGTGGTCTCTAAAGTTAGATTACTGTACTCCTTTTCCTGTCTGATGTGGATTCTGATGCCCTTTATTTTTGTCTGATACAGGTGAACTTTCTCTGGATGAATTTGTGGAGGGAGCAAGGAAAGATGAGGAGTTCATGGAGGTTATGATGAAAAGTTTGGACCTGTCACACATTGTGGCCATGATAAACAACCGTCGGCATAGTGTATAAATCAAGCTGGGAGAAAATGCTGTGCCAATAGACAGAAGGGTGTCACAAGGAAGGAGAGacagcatttttcaaaataaaatttccataAACATGAATATGGAAGTAGGAACAGAAAGACACTGCTATATTTGTGTATCTGAGTGCATGTTCCTGTACAAATACTGAAGCTTAACCACATAAATGCAAGGCAGGTTCAGAAGAGCTGAATCTGGGTGGCAGTATTTGACTTGTCTTTCTAAAATTTAAAGGCCAAGTTTCAGGacacaaatttcctttttattctgtgtCCCAGATTATCAGTTTGAAATGGACTAAAAGTAACAGCAAGTTTGTGAAGAGCGCTAG
It encodes:
- the LOC135442880 gene encoding guanylyl cyclase-activating protein 1-like is translated as MGNNSSSTVDDLQAVEIHHWYKKFMTECPSGQLTEHEFKQFFGLRGLDPEANKYIEQMFRTFDMNKDGYIDFMEYVAALSLVLRGKMEQKLRWYFKLYDVDGNGCIDRHELLNIIKAIRAINGGDHETSAEEFTNRVFDRIDVNGDGELSLDEFVEGARKDEEFMEVMMKSLDLSHIVAMINNRRHSV